TCTCCGCCCGGCCATTGAGACCGGCAAATGCTAAAAATGAAAAGAGTAGTAAGGTTTTTTTCATATTGATCTTTAAATGTTTAGGTAATGGGTTGAGATAAAAAGAATAAATCAAAGCTAGAATAAACATACCACCATGCAACCATATTGCATTATTGTTACATGGTTATTCTGCTAATATAAGACATCGTAAAATATCAAATGTTGCAATCTGCTCTCTTGCTAACCAACCTTTCAGCATCTCAATGAACACAGGTCATAAAAAAACACGATGCTGTATTCCGGGGCGTCAGGTTCCTCACAGAAGGAACATAACCCGGAATACAGCATCGTGTTTTTTTATCCTTTTAACCGGAAGCTAAACCTACGCCAGATACTTCCCGACAATTGGCATCCTCCTGCCACTGCCGAAAGCCTTCGGAGAAACCCTCAGTATAGGGGGGGTCTGATACCTCTTGAACTCTGCCCCATTCACCATTTTAATAATCCTTCTCACCAGAGTTTCCTCATAGCCCATTGCAATAATATCCTTCGAAGTCTTTTTCAGTTCTATAAACTGGAAAAGTATAGTATCGAGTGTATCGTAATCAGGTAAAGAATCAGAATCTTTTTGGCCTGGTCTCAGCTCAGCTGAAGGTGGTTTGACTATCGTATTTTCAGGAATAACCTCACCATCCTTATTGATATAATGTGCCAGCTCATAAATCTGAGTCTTATAAACATCTCCTATTACACCTATCGCACCACACATATCGCCGTAAAGTGTTCCGTACCCTACCGCACATTCACTTTTATTGGAGGTATTCAATAAGATATAGCCAAATTTATTAGACATGGCCATAACCACAATTCCCCTGCTCCTCGCCTGAATATTTTCTTCTGTTAAATTGAATGGTAATCCTTTAAAAGCACCTGCCATCATACTATCAAAAGCATCTGCTGCTGCTGCAATGGAAATAATCTCATGTTTACAGCCAAAATTAGCCACCAGATCAAGCGCGTCCTTAATAGAGTGATCTGAAGAATATTTACTTGGCATTAATACGGCCATCACATTTTCAGGTCCCAGAGCACGGCAGGCCAGCGCACAGACAATCGCAGAGTCTATCCCGCCGGACAATCCCAGTACTGCTTTGGAAAAACCAGACTTCACAAAGTAGTCCTTAATTCCCATTACTAGTGCGTCGTGAATCTGAGCGATATCAGACATCGGTTTGTGTGCTGTTGGCTTACCCTCAATTGCTCCTCCAACGAGCGTATACGTCTTTAATTGCTCTTTAAAATAGTCCATTTCATCCAGCATATTCCCCTGCTGGTCAAAGACCATAGAACCACCATCAAAAATGATTTCCGTTTGTGCCCCAACCTGGTTCACATATAATAAAGGCAGGTTATACTTTTTCGCATTATCCGCCAGCACGATTCTGCGTTCATCATCATGCTGATAAGAAAACGGAGAAGCGGCAATATTGATCATCACGTCAGGATTCTCTTTGATCAGTGCGTCCATCGGATTGGAAACATATAACGGGTTATTGTTAATATTCCAAAGATCCTCGCAAATGGTTAAGGCAATTTTTACTCCCTTAAAATCAATA
This portion of the Pedobacter lusitanus genome encodes:
- a CDS encoding NAD+ synthase; this translates as MKIALAQLNYHIGNFESNTKKIIEHINLAKADGADLVVFAELAVCGYPPRDFLEFEEFISLCEDAGREIAEHCTGIACIVGLPVRNEELAGKDLYNAAYFIEDKQIKSIARKALLPNYDVFDEYRYFEPAREFACIDFKGVKIALTICEDLWNINNNPLYVSNPMDALIKENPDVMINIAASPFSYQHDDERRIVLADNAKKYNLPLLYVNQVGAQTEIIFDGGSMVFDQQGNMLDEMDYFKEQLKTYTLVGGAIEGKPTAHKPMSDIAQIHDALVMGIKDYFVKSGFSKAVLGLSGGIDSAIVCALACRALGPENVMAVLMPSKYSSDHSIKDALDLVANFGCKHEIISIAAAADAFDSMMAGAFKGLPFNLTEENIQARSRGIVVMAMSNKFGYILLNTSNKSECAVGYGTLYGDMCGAIGVIGDVYKTQIYELAHYINKDGEVIPENTIVKPPSAELRPGQKDSDSLPDYDTLDTILFQFIELKKTSKDIIAMGYEETLVRRIIKMVNGAEFKRYQTPPILRVSPKAFGSGRRMPIVGKYLA